A genomic window from Mycobacterium sp. 050128 includes:
- a CDS encoding GNAT family N-acetyltransferase — protein sequence MTEVILPRQLTDISAEVRNVAPPPMPQLPEPYGLRLVDADADAEMISEWMNRPHLAESWEYPWPTERWRRYLRAQLESSFSRPMLASLDGVDRGYLELYRAAKDSIAARYEYDPHDLGLHVAVADLDHISQGHVSYLLPHLLVSIFNLEPQCRRVMFDPDHRNAPARKFCERGGCVFLGEHDMSSRRMALYVLPRTPDDVPRARES from the coding sequence ATGACAGAAGTGATCCTGCCCCGCCAGCTGACCGACATCAGCGCTGAGGTCCGCAATGTCGCGCCGCCGCCGATGCCGCAACTGCCGGAGCCATACGGCTTGCGCCTCGTCGATGCGGATGCCGACGCCGAGATGATCTCGGAGTGGATGAACCGACCGCATCTGGCCGAATCGTGGGAGTATCCCTGGCCGACCGAGCGCTGGCGTCGTTACCTGCGTGCGCAACTCGAGAGCAGTTTCTCTCGCCCCATGCTGGCCAGCCTGGATGGGGTCGACCGTGGGTACCTCGAACTTTACAGGGCAGCAAAGGATTCCATTGCGGCCAGATACGAGTACGACCCCCACGATTTGGGCCTACACGTCGCGGTGGCCGATTTGGATCACATAAGTCAGGGGCATGTCAGCTACTTGCTGCCGCACTTGTTGGTCAGCATCTTCAACCTTGAACCACAATGTCGCCGAGTCATGTTCGATCCCGACCACCGCAACGCCCCGGCGCGCAAGTTCTGTGAGCGAGGCGGCTGCGTTTTTCTCGGCGAGCACGATATGTCCAGCCGGCGGATGGCGCTGTACGTTTTGCCCCGCACGCCCGACGACGTGCCCCGGGCCCGCGAGAGCTGA
- a CDS encoding LLM class F420-dependent oxidoreductase, with amino-acid sequence MQLGLHALGIGAGADRAVIDAVASCADECGFATLWAGEHVVMVDRSASPYPYSDDGVIAVPAQADWLDPMIALAFAAAASSRITIATGVLLLPEHNPVVVAKQAASLDRLSGGRLTLGVGIGWSKEEFAALGVPFEHRAARTAEYVAAMRALWRDDVSSFDGNFVGFDSIRVNPKPVRDRSIPIMLGGNSDPALRRIASWGDGWYGFNLDDVAAVRECVDKLNRLCAEAGRDRAELRLAVALRSPRDSDVDALAELGVDELVLVATPPERADAVAGWVAALADRWIKNRS; translated from the coding sequence ATGCAGCTCGGATTGCACGCATTGGGGATCGGGGCCGGTGCAGACCGGGCGGTAATCGATGCCGTCGCCTCCTGCGCGGACGAATGCGGTTTCGCCACGCTCTGGGCGGGCGAGCACGTTGTCATGGTGGACCGATCCGCCTCGCCCTACCCATACTCCGATGACGGTGTCATTGCCGTTCCGGCACAAGCGGATTGGCTCGACCCGATGATCGCGCTGGCGTTCGCCGCGGCCGCATCGTCGCGGATCACGATCGCGACAGGCGTCTTACTGCTGCCCGAGCACAATCCGGTGGTAGTGGCCAAGCAGGCCGCGAGCCTGGATCGGTTGAGCGGCGGGCGGTTGACTCTCGGTGTGGGGATCGGGTGGTCCAAAGAGGAATTCGCCGCTCTCGGAGTGCCTTTCGAGCATCGAGCGGCCCGCACGGCCGAATACGTTGCCGCGATGCGCGCGTTGTGGCGCGACGACGTGTCCTCGTTCGACGGGAACTTCGTCGGCTTCGACTCGATCCGGGTGAATCCCAAACCTGTTCGTGATCGCAGTATCCCAATTATGTTGGGAGGCAACAGCGACCCGGCACTACGGCGGATCGCGAGCTGGGGCGACGGCTGGTACGGATTCAACCTCGACGATGTGGCGGCGGTGCGCGAGTGCGTCGACAAGCTGAATCGATTGTGCGCCGAGGCGGGTCGCGACCGTGCCGAGCTGCGGCTGGCGGTGGCGCTGCGCAGTCCGCGCGACAGCGACGTCGACGCCCTGGCTGAATTGGGCGTCGACGAACTGGTGCTGGTGGCGACCCCGCCCGAGCGCGCGGACGCGGTCGCCGGCTGGGTTGCCGCGCTTGCCGATCGGTGGATCAAAAATCGCAGCTAG
- a CDS encoding flavin-containing monooxygenase gives MTKSVAVIGAGPSGLVAARWLLQQGFEPTIFEQGPMLGGQWAGLDGHSGVWPSMHTNSSRTVTAFSDLDHTTDHVYLSNREVLDYLHRYADTFGLTPRIHLGTRVDLIRRNGAGWVATHAGADERFDRIVVASGRFHVPAIPAVPGLETFCGSAGAISTYHYRDGLTYRGKRVLVAGCAISALEIASEVAELGAARVVVTQRRQRYIAPKFAGGVPSDNRLYTRYGALATEALTAADVDEFLKEIVVGAAGSPDQYGAPAPDPSLSVAGVTLSQHYLPLVAEGRISVRPWMKSVAGPTVTFADERAEDFDGIVFGTGYQLCLPFLSDDIRAILDLDAVHLDADRYTFHPDLPGLAFMGLWDQSGGYFVPLELQARWIAYTWGGAVPPISASGQRSAIDAYRANRGTPQKTRMDLAALTFARAAEVEPDLNNWPHLRRALLFGPLAPSCFRLEGPDALPDAAERFARDAACFGAITSNDMTEREQSDWSRVRAADPVPGLRPPEPPPI, from the coding sequence ATGACGAAAAGCGTTGCGGTGATCGGCGCCGGACCGAGCGGACTGGTCGCCGCGCGTTGGCTCTTACAGCAGGGGTTTGAGCCGACCATCTTCGAGCAAGGTCCGATGCTGGGCGGGCAATGGGCCGGCCTGGATGGCCACAGTGGCGTGTGGCCGAGCATGCACACCAACAGCAGTCGCACCGTCACTGCCTTCAGCGACCTCGATCACACGACGGACCACGTCTACCTGTCCAATCGTGAGGTTCTCGACTACCTGCACCGCTACGCCGACACGTTCGGGCTCACGCCGCGTATCCACCTGGGCACCCGGGTCGACCTGATCAGAAGGAACGGAGCCGGCTGGGTCGCGACGCACGCTGGTGCCGACGAGCGTTTTGACCGAATTGTGGTGGCCAGCGGGCGATTTCATGTCCCTGCCATCCCCGCCGTGCCGGGCCTCGAGACCTTCTGCGGCTCGGCGGGAGCCATCTCCACTTATCACTACCGTGACGGATTAACGTATCGCGGCAAGCGAGTTCTCGTCGCGGGCTGCGCGATCAGCGCCCTGGAAATCGCCTCGGAAGTCGCCGAATTGGGCGCGGCGCGCGTCGTCGTAACTCAGCGGCGGCAACGCTACATCGCGCCGAAGTTCGCCGGCGGGGTTCCGTCGGACAACCGGCTCTATACCCGGTATGGCGCCTTGGCAACCGAGGCTCTCACCGCAGCCGACGTCGATGAATTCCTCAAGGAGATCGTCGTCGGCGCCGCGGGCAGTCCGGATCAGTACGGCGCACCTGCGCCCGATCCCTCGTTGTCCGTGGCCGGTGTGACGCTGAGTCAGCACTACCTTCCCCTCGTGGCCGAGGGCCGAATCTCTGTGCGTCCGTGGATGAAATCCGTGGCGGGCCCGACCGTCACCTTCGCCGACGAGCGTGCCGAGGACTTCGACGGAATCGTGTTCGGCACCGGCTACCAACTGTGTCTGCCGTTCCTCAGTGACGACATCCGGGCGATCCTCGACCTGGACGCGGTGCACCTGGATGCCGACCGCTACACCTTTCATCCCGACCTTCCCGGCCTGGCGTTCATGGGCTTGTGGGACCAGTCGGGCGGATACTTTGTGCCGCTGGAACTTCAGGCCAGGTGGATCGCGTATACCTGGGGCGGCGCGGTCCCGCCAATCAGTGCGAGCGGCCAACGGTCAGCGATCGATGCGTACCGCGCCAATCGAGGAACGCCGCAGAAAACCCGGATGGACCTCGCGGCGCTGACGTTCGCCCGTGCCGCCGAGGTCGAACCCGACCTGAATAACTGGCCGCACCTGCGCCGCGCGCTGCTGTTCGGTCCGCTGGCGCCGAGTTGTTTCCGGCTCGAGGGCCCGGACGCCTTGCCCGACGCGGCCGAGAGGTTCGCCCGTGATGCCGCCTGCTTCGGCGCGATCACATCAAACGACATGACTGAGCGCGAACAGAGCGATTGGTCGCGGGTTCGGGCCGCCGACCCAGTGCCGGGGCTCAGACCGCCGGAGCCTCCACCGATTTAG
- a CDS encoding LLM class F420-dependent oxidoreductase, translated as MGFGVLTFVTDEGIGPVELAGALEERGFESLYLAEHSHIPVDRKTPYPSGGPIPRKYYRTLDPFVTLTAAAVATRNLVLGTGIALVVQRDPIHTAKEVASLDLVSQGRFRFGVGVGWLREEIADHGVDPSVRGRVVDERLDAMIQIWTQEKAEYHGTFVDFDPIYSWPKPIQQPYPPLYLGGGPAGFKRIARLNAGWLSMTPSAKELAPQLDQLREVAGPDVPIVHFHGGEPVVKELTGYRDLGLEHVLLDLPTAPRDETLRLLDGLQAEIARLA; from the coding sequence GTGGGTTTCGGCGTCCTGACTTTTGTGACCGACGAGGGGATCGGCCCCGTCGAACTGGCCGGTGCACTCGAAGAGCGAGGCTTTGAGTCGCTGTATCTGGCCGAGCACTCGCACATCCCGGTCGACCGGAAAACCCCTTACCCCAGCGGTGGCCCGATTCCGCGAAAGTACTACCGCACGCTGGATCCGTTCGTGACGCTGACGGCGGCGGCGGTCGCGACCCGGAATCTAGTGCTGGGCACCGGCATCGCACTGGTCGTGCAGCGCGACCCGATTCACACGGCCAAAGAAGTCGCTTCGCTTGATCTGGTGTCGCAGGGACGCTTTCGCTTCGGCGTCGGTGTGGGCTGGCTTCGCGAAGAGATTGCGGATCACGGGGTCGATCCCTCGGTGCGTGGACGGGTCGTCGACGAACGACTGGACGCAATGATCCAGATCTGGACGCAGGAGAAGGCGGAATACCACGGAACATTCGTCGACTTCGACCCGATCTACAGCTGGCCGAAGCCGATTCAGCAACCGTATCCGCCGCTGTATCTGGGCGGGGGACCGGCGGGTTTCAAACGCATCGCCAGGCTCAACGCGGGCTGGCTCTCGATGACGCCGTCGGCGAAGGAACTCGCGCCTCAGCTCGACCAACTGCGTGAGGTGGCAGGCCCGGACGTACCGATCGTCCACTTCCACGGGGGCGAGCCGGTCGTGAAAGAGCTGACGGGTTACCGCGATCTAGGTTTGGAACACGTCTTGCTGGACCTGCCGACCGCGCCCCGAGACGAGACGCTTCGTCTTTTGGACGGGCTGCAGGCCGAGATCGCCAGGCTAGCGTAA
- the crcB gene encoding fluoride efflux transporter CrcB, translated as MARPDYRELGAVFAGGAVGSVARAALSTFAQPNPATWPWPTFAVNILGAFLVGYFTTRLLERLPLSSYRRPLLGTGLCGGLTTFSTMQVETLKMLEHGHWLLALAYTVTSIVLGLLAAHLATALVRRVRVRS; from the coding sequence GTGGCACGACCTGACTATCGCGAGTTGGGCGCGGTTTTTGCCGGCGGAGCGGTGGGCTCGGTAGCCCGCGCGGCCCTGAGCACGTTCGCCCAACCCAACCCGGCTACGTGGCCATGGCCGACGTTCGCCGTCAACATCCTGGGTGCCTTCCTGGTGGGCTACTTCACCACCCGCCTGCTGGAACGATTGCCGCTGTCGAGTTATCGACGACCGCTGCTCGGCACCGGATTGTGCGGCGGCTTAACGACTTTTTCGACCATGCAAGTCGAGACGCTGAAGATGCTCGAACACGGCCACTGGCTGCTGGCGCTGGCCTACACCGTCACCAGCATCGTGCTCGGGTTGCTGGCCGCACACCTGGCGACCGCTTTGGTGCGCCGGGTGCGGGTGCGCTCGTGA
- a CDS encoding DUF4267 domain-containing protein: MPIDRAALVAGSIRLASGVHFLVDPLGANKLWGDPGEPTPTARLLLRSMGYRDALIGGLLLSAALRGKNTRGWFLASGGADAADLLGGLSVHSELKRSQQLIGLGGAVIGIGVGLWGAARPGPKSVEAPAV; encoded by the coding sequence ATGCCGATCGACCGTGCCGCGCTCGTCGCGGGCAGTATCCGACTCGCCTCAGGCGTCCATTTTCTCGTCGATCCCCTCGGTGCGAACAAGCTCTGGGGTGACCCCGGGGAGCCGACCCCGACGGCGCGACTCCTGCTGCGATCGATGGGTTACCGCGACGCTTTGATCGGCGGACTGCTTCTGTCGGCGGCGTTGCGCGGCAAGAACACTCGCGGCTGGTTCCTGGCATCCGGTGGGGCCGACGCGGCGGATCTGCTGGGCGGGCTGAGTGTCCACAGCGAGCTCAAGCGCTCTCAGCAGCTGATCGGCCTCGGCGGCGCCGTCATCGGAATCGGCGTCGGGTTGTGGGGCGCAGCCCGGCCCGGGCCTAAATCGGTGGAGGCTCCGGCGGTCTGA
- a CDS encoding SDR family oxidoreductase codes for MHWAITGATGFLGIHILGELLRGDETFTLLTRPQSDPISRIGKALPLAVTDGRVWTEQELRERFTVVPVELTAPKLGLSDERFQELADSADAILHCAGSIELDADLADLRLTNVGGTTRILELAEAGSREPDLFHVSTAFVAGKRRSGLIYETELSDAEGFENNYEQSKFESESLVRDWAQRTGRRVAVLRPSALIVDRPPHPDFPLHPLSFLSTSADSGMRLFSVSGRPMRTKMSIRLSGDLNGHLNYMPADEAADEMVRLMRLAPEGLNTYHVVHHQDVAVQTLVDLFNALSPIPLTLVEGPIEDPNLLERRLRWASGFFPYLAHSRTYDTTGTRAVIGEPHRRTIVDFDYLLGSVGRYKRYLTFKPEKHEPRESASTVAPLVSVEGPFDVNAHCADAPRPMRGLTFIVTVGRSGSTALSRILTAHPDVLSLNEFYLSVRASSAADHELSGEQFWRMLAEPHPIFDSMVRGGSAMPEFIYPRLRGTRFDASTTGIPAISMMTLPHLSSDPDAVFDALAAEVPTWPEQTSRLHYERLFAWLARHFGGTVVVERSAMSLSSVPWLRETFPDAKFVHLYRNGPDTAVSMSEHTGFRLMALIQDALELLDLDPERRHPGLRLDPTAIPIELASLVGDTCEVDTLMSQNMPITRFGRMWSELIVTGESELADLPADRYLPLSYANLVADTRSSLVQLASFLNVDADPKWLELGTSVIDPKFTGASARLSADELQAVIESCAPGSACLAKHAVGTGADGVTAAR; via the coding sequence ATGCATTGGGCGATCACGGGCGCGACCGGGTTTCTCGGGATTCACATCCTGGGCGAACTCCTCCGCGGGGACGAAACGTTCACTCTGCTGACCCGGCCGCAGTCGGATCCCATCAGTCGCATCGGCAAGGCCCTGCCGCTGGCGGTCACCGACGGGCGGGTGTGGACCGAGCAGGAATTGCGCGAACGATTTACCGTCGTGCCGGTGGAGCTCACCGCGCCCAAGTTGGGGCTGTCCGATGAGCGATTCCAGGAACTCGCCGACAGCGCGGATGCGATTTTGCATTGCGCCGGCAGCATCGAGCTGGATGCCGACCTTGCCGACCTTCGCCTGACCAACGTCGGTGGAACCACCCGGATCCTCGAACTCGCCGAGGCCGGATCGCGAGAGCCGGATCTGTTCCACGTATCGACCGCTTTTGTCGCCGGGAAGCGCCGCTCGGGTCTGATCTACGAGACCGAGTTAAGCGATGCCGAAGGCTTCGAGAACAACTACGAGCAGTCCAAATTCGAGTCCGAGTCGCTGGTGCGGGACTGGGCGCAGCGCACCGGACGCCGGGTGGCGGTGCTGCGGCCGAGCGCCCTGATCGTCGATCGCCCGCCACATCCGGACTTCCCGCTGCATCCGCTTTCCTTTCTGTCGACGTCCGCGGACAGCGGCATGCGCCTGTTCTCGGTCTCGGGGCGGCCGATGCGCACCAAAATGTCGATCAGGCTCAGCGGTGACCTCAACGGCCATCTGAACTACATGCCTGCCGACGAGGCCGCCGACGAGATGGTCCGCCTGATGCGGCTGGCCCCCGAAGGCCTGAATACATACCACGTCGTCCACCACCAGGACGTCGCGGTGCAAACGTTGGTGGACCTGTTCAATGCGCTCTCACCGATCCCACTCACGCTGGTCGAGGGCCCGATCGAGGACCCGAATCTGCTGGAACGGCGGCTGCGGTGGGCCAGCGGATTCTTTCCGTACCTGGCGCACAGCCGGACTTACGACACCACTGGTACGCGAGCGGTCATCGGCGAGCCACATCGCCGGACCATCGTCGACTTCGACTACCTGCTGGGCAGCGTGGGACGGTACAAGCGCTACCTCACATTCAAACCCGAGAAGCACGAACCCCGGGAGTCGGCGTCGACGGTCGCACCCCTGGTCTCGGTCGAGGGTCCATTCGATGTCAATGCCCATTGCGCTGACGCGCCTCGCCCGATGCGAGGGCTGACATTCATCGTCACGGTAGGACGAAGCGGATCGACCGCGCTGTCGAGGATCCTCACCGCTCACCCAGATGTGCTCAGCCTCAACGAGTTCTACCTATCGGTGCGGGCCTCGTCGGCGGCCGACCACGAGCTGTCGGGCGAGCAATTCTGGCGGATGCTGGCCGAACCCCACCCGATCTTCGACTCCATGGTCCGGGGTGGTTCGGCCATGCCGGAGTTCATCTATCCGCGACTGCGCGGAACCCGATTCGACGCGAGCACGACCGGAATCCCCGCGATTTCGATGATGACGCTGCCGCATCTGTCGTCGGACCCCGACGCCGTATTCGATGCCCTTGCCGCAGAGGTTCCGACGTGGCCGGAGCAGACGTCGCGACTGCATTATGAACGGCTGTTCGCTTGGCTTGCAAGGCATTTCGGTGGGACCGTGGTGGTGGAGCGCTCAGCCATGTCGTTGAGCAGTGTCCCGTGGCTGCGCGAGACGTTCCCGGACGCGAAGTTCGTGCACCTGTACCGGAACGGTCCGGATACGGCGGTCTCGATGAGTGAGCACACCGGATTTCGCTTGATGGCGCTGATTCAAGACGCGCTGGAGCTGCTCGATCTCGACCCGGAGCGGCGACACCCGGGCCTGCGGCTGGATCCGACGGCGATACCGATCGAGCTCGCATCCCTGGTCGGTGACACTTGCGAGGTGGACACCCTGATGAGCCAGAACATGCCCATCACCCGCTTCGGCCGGATGTGGAGCGAGCTGATCGTCACCGGTGAATCCGAGCTCGCCGACCTGCCCGCGGACCGCTACCTTCCGTTGTCTTACGCGAACCTGGTCGCTGACACCCGGTCGTCGCTGGTGCAGCTGGCGAGTTTCCTCAACGTCGACGCGGACCCGAAGTGGCTCGAACTCGGCACCAGCGTCATCGACCCGAAGTTCACCGGCGCCTCTGCTCGGTTGTCCGCCGACGAGCTGCAGGCAGTCATCGAAAGCTGTGCTCCCGGCTCGGCCTGCCTTGCGAAGCACGCCGTTGGTACCGGAGCGGACGGGGTGACCGCGGCCCGCTGA
- the crcB gene encoding fluoride efflux transporter CrcB: MTTFLVWAGVALIGGIGSVSRFLVDRTVTRRVARPFPVGTLAVNISGAALLGFLGGLALSKDAALLTGTAFVGAYTTFSTWMLETQRLGEERRMWAAIANIVVSVVLGISAALLGQWLAEQL; this comes from the coding sequence GTGACGACGTTCTTGGTCTGGGCCGGGGTCGCGCTGATCGGCGGCATCGGTTCGGTGTCTCGCTTCCTGGTGGACCGCACGGTCACCCGCCGGGTGGCACGGCCGTTTCCGGTTGGCACGCTGGCGGTGAACATCAGCGGCGCCGCGCTGCTCGGGTTTCTCGGCGGCCTGGCGTTGAGCAAGGACGCGGCATTGCTCACCGGCACGGCCTTTGTTGGCGCCTACACCACCTTTTCCACCTGGATGCTGGAGACTCAGCGACTCGGCGAGGAGCGCCGGATGTGGGCGGCGATCGCCAACATCGTGGTCAGCGTCGTGCTCGGCATCAGCGCGGCATTACTCGGACAATGGTTGGCGGAGCAGCTATGA
- a CDS encoding hemerythrin domain-containing protein translates to MIIESPDEVVAFLKAQHNLIEDMFDEVLLASDPQAREKPFAALRQLLAVHETAEEMVVHPRVRREADAGDAVVDARLEEEHEAKELLSQIEKLDITSQKFIDELTKLREAVLDHAANEENHEFPYLEKVLEADDLKRMTTAVKAAQAIAPTHPHPGVESAKLNFAIGPFASMLDRARDALRQVIG, encoded by the coding sequence ATGATCATCGAATCCCCCGACGAAGTGGTCGCATTTCTCAAAGCGCAGCACAATCTGATCGAGGACATGTTCGATGAGGTGCTGCTCGCGTCTGACCCCCAAGCACGTGAGAAGCCCTTCGCGGCTTTGCGTCAATTGCTGGCCGTCCATGAGACCGCCGAGGAAATGGTGGTACACCCCCGGGTCCGGCGCGAGGCCGATGCCGGCGACGCCGTCGTCGACGCCCGGCTCGAAGAGGAGCACGAAGCCAAAGAGTTGCTATCGCAAATCGAAAAGCTGGACATCACTTCGCAAAAGTTCATCGACGAGCTCACCAAGCTGCGAGAGGCAGTTCTCGATCATGCGGCAAACGAGGAGAACCACGAATTCCCTTATCTGGAAAAGGTTCTTGAGGCAGACGACCTCAAGCGGATGACCACAGCAGTCAAGGCGGCCCAGGCGATCGCCCCGACGCACCCGCACCCCGGTGTGGAATCGGCGAAGTTGAATTTCGCGATCGGACCATTCGCGTCGATGCTCGACCGCGCTCGCGATGCGCTCCGCCAAGTCATCGGCTAA
- a CDS encoding protein adenylyltransferase SelO, whose product MGVRWQSETSPDPQLLVLNESLATGLGLDASWLASPDGRRFLVGNLLPSGAVPVAQAYAGHQFGGLAPRLGDGRALLLGELSDELGRIRDIHLKGSGPTPFARGGDGLAAVGPMLREYVISEAMHALGVPTTRSLAVVATGRTVQRETLLPGAVLVRVANSHLRVGSFQYAALTRDADLLRRLADHAIARHYPAAADAEHPYRALFEAVVGVQACLVARWMLIGFVHGVMNTDNTTISGETIDYGPCAFMEAYDPDTVFSSIDHWGRYAYGNQPAIVGWNLARFAEALLPLLADNLDEGIAFAEQAFGVFQTEYDATWSSGMRAKLGLPADVEAATLSSLVDELLRLLRESRVDYTSFFRHLGRAARGDAEPARGLFTDLVGFDEWMSRWGRLSPDAESMDRANPIYIPRNHLVEEALAAATAGDLGPVQQLLDAVAAPYDERPGFERYTSPAPEDFGNYQTFCGT is encoded by the coding sequence ATGGGTGTCCGCTGGCAGTCTGAGACCAGCCCGGACCCGCAGCTGCTCGTCCTCAATGAGTCGCTGGCCACCGGACTCGGCCTCGATGCGTCTTGGCTGGCCAGCCCCGACGGCCGGCGATTTCTCGTTGGCAACCTGCTGCCGTCTGGCGCGGTCCCGGTGGCCCAGGCCTACGCCGGGCACCAATTCGGCGGCCTTGCGCCCCGGCTGGGCGACGGACGCGCGTTGCTGCTGGGTGAGCTGTCCGACGAGCTTGGACGGATTCGCGACATCCACCTCAAAGGTTCGGGCCCGACGCCGTTCGCCCGCGGCGGCGACGGCCTCGCGGCGGTGGGCCCGATGCTGCGCGAGTACGTGATCAGTGAAGCAATGCATGCGCTGGGCGTCCCGACGACGCGCTCCCTGGCCGTGGTCGCCACCGGGCGGACGGTACAGCGCGAGACACTGCTGCCGGGCGCCGTGCTCGTCCGCGTCGCCAATAGTCACCTCCGCGTCGGCAGCTTCCAATACGCCGCTTTGACCCGCGACGCCGACTTGCTGCGGCGCCTCGCCGACCACGCGATCGCCCGCCACTATCCCGCCGCGGCCGACGCCGAACATCCTTACCGCGCGCTGTTCGAAGCGGTGGTCGGTGTCCAGGCCTGCCTGGTCGCGCGATGGATGTTGATCGGATTCGTCCATGGGGTGATGAACACCGACAACACCACGATCTCCGGCGAGACGATCGACTACGGTCCGTGCGCGTTCATGGAAGCCTACGACCCCGACACGGTCTTCAGTTCGATCGACCACTGGGGCCGATACGCGTACGGCAACCAGCCCGCCATTGTCGGGTGGAATCTGGCCCGGTTCGCCGAGGCCCTGCTGCCCTTGCTTGCCGACAACCTCGACGAGGGAATCGCGTTCGCCGAGCAGGCATTCGGCGTATTCCAAACCGAATACGACGCCACCTGGTCGTCCGGCATGCGCGCCAAACTCGGCTTGCCCGCGGACGTCGAGGCCGCAACTTTGTCGTCATTGGTCGACGAGTTGCTGCGCCTGCTCAGGGAAAGCCGAGTCGACTACACCTCGTTCTTCCGCCACCTGGGCCGAGCAGCCCGCGGGGATGCCGAACCCGCGCGCGGCCTCTTCACCGACCTCGTCGGCTTCGACGAATGGATGTCGCGTTGGGGCCGGTTGAGCCCCGACGCCGAGTCGATGGATCGCGCCAACCCGATCTACATTCCGCGTAACCATCTGGTCGAGGAAGCCCTCGCCGCCGCAACGGCGGGCGATCTCGGCCCGGTGCAGCAGCTGCTGGACGCCGTGGCCGCCCCGTACGACGAACGCCCAGGCTTCGAGCGCTACACGAGTCCGGCCCCCGAGGATTTCGGCAACTACCAAACCTTCTGCGGTACTTAG
- a CDS encoding DUF190 domain-containing protein, whose amino-acid sequence MNQPCLKLTAYFGERQRAVGDEKRFLADAMFDLFGANDVATSVMLRGIASFGASHELRSDVSLSLSEDPAIAIAAVDVEPKIRSLVDEVATLTGRGLLTLERARLVTRQRGTDALGDFDTHNGDAAKLTVYVGRQERVAGRAAYYAVCELMYRHGFAGAIALLGVDGTVHGQRRRAHFFGRNVNVPMMIIGIGSTEQVCAAATELADVLAEPLLTVERVRLCKRDGEMFARPQQLPMTDDQGRTLWQKLMVYTAEATRYDALPIHRALVHRLMRSGTARGATVLRGMWGFHGDHKPHGDKLFQVARRVPVTTIVVDTPESIARSFDIVDELTDRHGLVTSEMVPAVLSLDETQRLGDISLARHDY is encoded by the coding sequence ATGAATCAGCCCTGCCTGAAGTTGACCGCGTACTTCGGCGAACGCCAGCGCGCCGTCGGCGACGAGAAGCGCTTCCTGGCCGACGCGATGTTCGATCTGTTCGGGGCCAACGATGTTGCGACCAGCGTGATGCTGCGCGGCATCGCCAGTTTCGGGGCGAGCCATGAGCTGCGCAGCGACGTGTCGTTGAGCCTGTCCGAGGATCCCGCGATCGCGATCGCCGCGGTCGACGTCGAGCCGAAGATCCGCTCCCTGGTCGACGAAGTCGCCACGCTGACCGGGCGCGGGCTGCTGACGCTGGAGCGGGCGCGACTGGTCACCCGGCAACGGGGCACCGACGCGCTCGGCGACTTCGATACGCACAACGGAGATGCCGCGAAACTGACGGTCTATGTCGGCAGGCAAGAGCGCGTCGCCGGCAGGGCGGCCTACTACGCGGTCTGCGAACTGATGTATCGGCACGGATTCGCGGGTGCCATAGCGCTTCTCGGCGTCGATGGCACCGTGCACGGACAACGCCGCCGGGCGCACTTCTTCGGCCGCAATGTCAATGTCCCGATGATGATCATCGGCATCGGGTCGACTGAGCAGGTTTGCGCTGCCGCAACGGAATTGGCCGATGTGCTGGCCGAGCCGCTATTGACGGTCGAACGGGTGCGCTTGTGCAAACGCGACGGTGAGATGTTCGCCCGCCCACAGCAGCTGCCGATGACGGACGACCAGGGACGCACCCTGTGGCAAAAGCTGATGGTGTACACCGCCGAAGCCACCCGGTACGACGCGCTGCCGATCCATCGTGCCCTCGTGCACCGCCTGATGCGGTCGGGAACGGCGCGTGGGGCGACGGTGCTGCGCGGAATGTGGGGATTTCACGGTGACCATAAACCACACGGGGACAAGCTGTTTCAGGTCGCACGACGGGTGCCGGTGACGACCATCGTCGTCGACACCCCGGAATCGATCGCGCGCAGTTTCGATATCGTCGACGAGCTGACCGACCGCCACGGGCTGGTCACCAGCGAAATGGTTCCGGCAGTGCTGTCACTCGACGAGACGCAACGGTTAGGCGACATCTCGTTGGCGCGGCACGATTACTGA